One Prunus dulcis chromosome 7, ALMONDv2, whole genome shotgun sequence DNA segment encodes these proteins:
- the LOC117635439 gene encoding pentatricopeptide repeat-containing protein At2g22410, mitochondrial-like, which yields MSFTAKCPTVVSRLKNPLFHHHSLHTTVPQNPTNFTQNFKSPTHQTLHHLLEQCSSMRELKQLHAQIILHSLTNENLTLGKFISFCSVNHAGNLHYAQLLFDHVHEPNKFMYNSLIRGYSNSDDPFKAFSLYCQMVCSGLSPNEFTLPFVLKVCAGQSAYWEAVVVHGQAIKIGIGSQVCVQNALINVYGVCGSIRSARNVFDDMSERSLVSWNSMIGGYARMGSCKGAFLLFREMRDFGVGPDKFTLVNLLSVCSQSCDLELGRYVHLYIEVSGIEVDQILRNALLDMYAKCGHLHLAQTIFYRMTHKNVVSWTSMVSAYAKHGLIEFAQEFFDQMPLKNVVSWNSMISYYVREGQCRAALDLFQRMLNSGALPDEATLVFILSACSQIGDLVIGKKTHSYICNSNVAPSVTLFNSLIDMYAKCGAVGIAMDLFTQIPEKNAVSWNIIIGALALHGCGFEAIRIFKQMQAGGIWPDEITFTGLLSACSHSGLLDMGRYYFERMESIYRISPEIEHYACMVDLLGRGGFLEEAIRLLIGMPMKPDTVIWGALLGACRIHGNVDLGKQILKQLLELEGHGSGLYVLLSNIFGEAHRWEDVKKIRKLIKDGGVIKSRAVSSIEIDGCVYEFMVDDKRHETSSSIYSMLDQLTDHLKSTGYAPSAFLDMEEL from the coding sequence ATGTCCTTCACCGCCAAATGCCCGACCGTTGTTTCCCGCCTCAAAAACCCTCTCTTTCACCATCACTCTCTGCACACCACTGTCCCTCAAAATCCCACCAATTTCACCCAAAATTTCAAGAGCCCCACGCACCAAACCCTGCACCACCTCCTAGAGCAATGCTCCTCCATGAGAGAACTAAAACAACTCCACGCCCAAATCATCCTCCATAGCCTCACCAATGAAAACCTCACCCTCGGAAAATTCATCTCCTTCTGCTCCGTCAACCACGCCGGCAACCTCCACTACGCGCAGCTTTTGTTCGACCATGTTCATGAACCCAATAAGTTTATGTACAATAGTCTCATAAGGGGCTACTCAAATAGTGATGACCCATTTAAGGCTTTCTCGCTGTACTGCCAAATGGTTTGTTCAGGACTTTCGCCGAACGAGTTTACGTTACCCTTTGTTCTTAAGGTTTGTGCTGGGCAGTCTGCGTATTGGGAAGCTGTGGTTGTTCATGGTCAGGCGATTAAAATAGGAATTGGGTCTCAAGTTTGCGTGCAAAATGCTCTTATTAATGTCTACGGTGTTTGTGGGTCGATCCGGAGCGCTCGGAATGTGTTTGACGATATGTCCGAGAGGAGTCTGGTTTCGTGGAATTCGATGATAGGCGGTTATGCTAGAATGGGTTCATGCAAGGGAgcttttttattgtttaggGAGATgagagattttggggttgggcctGATAAGTTCACCTTGGTTAATTTACTTTCTGTTTGTTCACAGTCTTGTGATTTAGAATTGGGACGGTATGTGCATCTTTATATTGAGGTTAGTGGGATTGAAGTTGATCAAATTCTGAGAAATGCTCTTCTGGATATGTATGCTAAGTGTGGCCATTTGCACTTGGCACAAACAATTTTTTATCGAATGACTCACAAAAATGTGGTTTCATGGACGTCAATGGTTAGTGCATATGCTAAACATGGGCTCATTGAATTTGCCCAGGAATTTTTTGATCAGATGCCACTGAAAAATGTGGTTTCGTGGAATTCAATGATTTCATATTATGTCCGAGAAGGCCAATGCAGGGCGGCCTTGGATCTCTTCCAAAGAATGCTTAATTCTGGTGCGTTGCCTGATGAAGCTACCTTGGTTTTCATCCTTTCAGCCTGTAGTCAAATTGGTGATTTGGTCATTGGAAAGAAAACCCACAGTTACATTTGCAACAGCAATGTAGCACCCAGTGTAACTCTTTTTAATTCCCTTATAGACATGTATGCAAAATGTGGTGCTGTTGGAATCGCCATGGACCTCTTTACTCAGATACCAGAAAAGAATGCAGTATCATGGAACATTATCATTGGGGCCCTTGCACTGCACGGTTGTGGATTCGAAGCAATTAGGATATTCAAACAGATGCAAGCAGGTGGAATCTGGCCCGATGAGATCACCTTCACTGGATTGCTTTCTGCTTGTAGTCACAGCGGGCTTCTAGACATGGGGCGATATTACTTTGAAAGAATGGAGTCTATTTACAGAATATCACCTGAAATTGAGCACTATGCTTGTATGGTTGATCTGCTGGGGCGAGGGGGTTTTTTGGAAGAAGCAATTAGGCTGTTAATAGGAATGCCAATGAAGCCCGATACTGTTATTTGGGGTGCTTTGCTTGGTGCTTGTAGGATCCATGGAAATGTAGATTTAGGCAAACAAATTCTGAAGCAGCTTTTAGAGTTGGAAGGACATGGTTCTGGGCTTTATGTACTTCTCTCGAACATATTTGGTGAAGCTCACAGATGGGAAGATGTTAAGAAGATCAGGAAACTAATAAAAGATGGTGGAGTCATAAAGAGTAGAGCAGTGAGCTCCATTGAAATTGATGGCTGTGTTTATGAATTTATGGTTGATGACAAGAGACATGAAACTTCAAGCAGTATATACTCCATGCTTGATCAATTAACGGATCATCTTAAGTCTACTGGGTATGCTCCAAGTGCATTTTTGGATATGGAGGAATTGTAG
- the LOC117634594 gene encoding uncharacterized protein LOC117634594, with protein MGICSSSGSTQVATAKLILQDGKLQEYPYPVKVSYVLQKNPASFICNSDEMDFDDIVQAVNENEELQPGQLYFALPLSWLKHPLQAEEMAALAVKASSALMKSGGEKCGCRRNSVSQVMISGEEVKDRRRVVPAGGASRRGRSSRGDRRCAALLSAIPE; from the coding sequence ATGGGTATTTGCAGCTCGTCCGGGTCGACCCAAGTGGCCACGGCCAAGCTGATCCTACAAGACGGGAAATTACAAGAATACCCGTACCCAGTAAAGGTTTCCTACGTGCTTCAAAAGAACCCGGCCTCCTTTATCTGCAACTCGGACGAGATGGACTTCGACGACATCGTTCAGGCCGTTAATGAGAACGAGGAGCTCCAACCGGGCCAGCTCTACTTCGCTTTGCCACTCAGCTGGCTCAAGCATCCATTGCAGGCGGAGGAGATGGCCGCATTGGCCGTCAAAGCCAGCTCCGCCCTTATGAAGAGTGGGGGTGAGAAATGCGGCTGTCGCCGCAATTCGGTGTCGCAGGTGATGATATCCGGCGAGGAGGTCAAGGATCGCAGGCGAGTGGTCCCCGCCGGTGGTGCGTCGAGGAGGGGGAGGAGTAGTCGAGGAGACAGACGGTGTGCGGCGTTGTTGAGTGCGATCCCGGAGTAG
- the LOC117635440 gene encoding uncharacterized protein LOC117635440 produces the protein MGACASTPTRTRNGSRGGPAGSDMIRRAPSSIVIHVDGRMQELKLPKQAKHITSQNPNNFLCNSETMSVGTCVPNVPEEEELQPGQIYFLLPLCEAQKPLSLPDLCALAIKAASALGKDGARLTPKLNIH, from the coding sequence ATGGGCGCTTGTGCTTCCACTCCGACGAggacaagaaatggaagcAGAGGAGGACCGGCAGGATCAGATATGATCAGACGGGCGCCAAGCAGCATAGTGATCCACGTGGACGGTCGGATGCAGGAGTTGAAGCTACCAAAGCAAGCCAAGCACATAACTTCGCAAAATCCCAATAATTTCCTCTGCAACTCCGAGACCATGTCTGTCGGGACGTGCGTGCCCAACGTGCCTGAAGAGGAGGAGCTCCAACCGGGCCAAATTTACTTCCTGTTGCCACTCTGTGAAGCCCAGAAGCCGCTCTCTCTCCCGGACCTCTGCGCTCTGGCAATCAAGGCCGCCTCCGCATTAGGCAAAGATGGTGCTCGCCTAACTCCCAAGCTCAATATTCATTGa
- the LOC117634763 gene encoding STS14 protein has translation MAHALLLVLAVALATVSSAHVAAAQLSPATPPLSNAATEYLKAHNQARAAVGVEPLKWSEFLANATSRLVRYQRDNKACNFANLTSGSKYGGNQLWASGQSVTPTMVVDTWLKEKDFYNHTGNSCVPNHSCGVYTQVVWKKSLELGCAQATCVKDQSSLSICFYNPPGNVIGESPY, from the coding sequence ATGGCCCATGCCTTGCTTCTTGTGCTAGCAGTGGCTCTAGCCACCGTCAGCTCAGCCCATGTTGCAGCGGCTCAGCTCAGCCCAGCCACCCCTCCTCTCTCAAATGCAGCCACAGAATACCTCAAAGCTCACAACCAAGCCAGAGCTGCAGTCGGCGTTGAGCCTCTCAAGTGGAGTGAGTTTCTGGCCAATGCCACAAGCAGACTTGTGAGGTACCAAAGAGACAACAAAGCCTGCAACTTTGCTAACCTCACCAGTGGCAGCAAGTATGGAGGCAATCAGCTGTGGGCAAGTGGCCAGTCAGTCACACCAACCATGGTTGTGGACACGTGGCTCAAGGAGAAGGACTTCTACAACCACACTGGCAACTCTTGTGTTCCAAATCATAGTTGTGGTGTGTACACTCAGGTTGTGTGGAAGAAGTCTCTGGAGTTGGGCTGTGCACAGGCCACCTGTGTGAAGGATCAGAGCAGTTTGAGCATTTGTTTTTATAACCCTCCTGGGAATGTTATTGGGGAAAGCCCCTACTAG
- the LOC117634479 gene encoding uncharacterized protein LOC117634479, which translates to MVFGMSGDGKMLGLRVNPQHKRSKSFPEKRRVEEDDLDSLYEASDRVKLDMGQFKGRATTKKKQSPTVEVHSSLKQEILQLEKRLQDQFDVRHALEKALGYRSSILHNTNEIAMPKPATELIKEIAVLELEVVHLEQYLLSLYRKAFDGQLSSVSPSKKDEQLKPTLTTPRSRILEVSEPEMPSKRENLAVQSGGQSLENSWKGTNGIGGEENLFDSGVHRCHSSLSQRSAFLSRTSPPEECLSKALRSCHSQPLSMMEYAQNTSSNVISLAEHLGTRIADHIPETPNRLSEDMIKCMSTIYCKLAEPHLTNNGLSSPNSSLSSTSAFSPRDQSEMWSPTFRNNSSFDVRLDNPFHVEGLKEFSGPYSTMVEVPWIYRDSKKLGDIEHLLQHFRSLICRLEEVDPRKLKNDEKLAFWINVHNTLVMHAYLAYGIPQNNVKRVFLLLKAAYNIGGHTISADTMQSSILECRMSRPGQWLRLLLTPRNKFKTGDERQAYAIDHPEPLLHFALCSGSHSDPAVRVYTPKRVFQELEAAKDEYIRATFGVRKDHKILLPKIVEAFAKSSGLCPVGVLEMIQQSVPESLRKSVKKCQLAKSRKSIEWIPHNFTFRYLISKELVK; encoded by the exons ATGGTGTTTGGGATGAGCGGTGACGGTAAAATGCTGGGATTGAGAGTGAACCCACAACACAAGCGTTCAAAAAG CTTTCCTGAGAAGAGACGAGTGGAGGAAGATGATTTGGATAGTTTGTATGAAGCATCAGACCGAGTAAAGCTG GATATGGGGCAATTCAAGGGCCGCGCTACAACCAAGAAGAAACAATCTCCTACTGTGGAAGTGCACAGCTCTTTAAAGCAAGAG ATTCTACAGCTTGAGAAAAGATTACAAGATCAATTCGATGTCCGCCATGCTTTAGAAAAAGCATTGGGTTATAGATCTTCTATCCTTCACAACACAAATGAAATTGCTATGCCTAAG CCAGCCACAGAATTGATTAAGGAGATTGCAGTATTGGAATTGGAAGTTGTTCATTTAGAGCAATATCTTCTCTCTTTGTATCGGAAAGCATTTGATGGACAATTGTCCTCTGTTTCCCCATCTAAGAAGGATGAACAACTAAAACCAACACTAACAACCCCAAGAAGCAGGATCCTGGAAGTTTCTGAACCTGAAATGCCATCGAAGAGGGAAAATTTAGCAGTTCAATCTGGTGGTCAGTCACTTGAAAATTCATGGAAGGGAACTAATGGAattggaggagaagaaaatctaTTCGATTCTGGTGTTCACCGTTGCCACTCCTCACTTTCGCAACGTTCTGCATTCTTATCTAGAACTTCTCCTCCAGAAGAGTGTTTGTCAAAAGCCTTGCGTTCATGTCATTCTCAACCGTTATCCATGATGGAG TACGCTCAGAATACTTCATCAAATGTAATTAGTCTGGCAGAGCATCTTGGTACACGCATTGCTGATCATATTCCAGAAACACCAAATAGGCTTTCGGAGGACATGATCAAGTGCATGTCCACTATATATTGCAAGCTTGCAGAACCACACTTGACAAATAATGGCCTTTCATCCCCCAATTCATCTTTGTCATCAACAAGTGCATTTTCTCCACGGGATCAGAGTGAAATGTGGAGTCCAACGTTCAGGAATAATTCATCTTTTGATGTACGATTGGATAATCCTTTTCATGTTGAAGGACTTAAAGAGTTTAGTGGGCCATACAGCACAATGGTTGAAGTGCCATGGATTTATAGAGATAGTAAAAAATTAGGCGATATAGAGCACTTGCTACAACATTTTAG GTCACTTATCTGTCGTCTAGAGGAAGTAGACCCAAGAAAGTTGAAAAATGATGAGAAATTAGCATTCTGGATTAATGTACACAATACGTTGGTGATGCAT GCATATTTGGCTTATGGGATTCCACAAAACAATGTAAAGAGGgtgtttttacttttaaag GCTGCATATAACATCGGGGGCCACACAATCAGTGCAGACACAATGCAGAGCTCTATCCTTGAATGCCGAATGTCTCGCCCAGGACAG TGGCTTCGCTTGTTACTTACTCCAAGGAACAAATTCAAGACTGGAGATGAACGGCAAGCATATGCCATCGACCATCCAGAACCCCTTCTTCACTTTGCACTTTGTTCAGGAAGCCATTCTGATCCTGCG GTTCGTGTATACACACCCAAGAGAGTATTTCAGGAACTGGAAGCTGCAAAAGATGAGTACATTCGAGCTACCTTTGGCGTGCGCAAGGACCACAAAATTCTTCTGCCCAAGATTGTTGAGGCATTTGCGAAGAGTTCAGGTTTGTGTCCGGTTGGTGTTTTGGAGATGATCCAACAATCAGTGCCTGAATCTTTGAGGAAGAGCGTCAAGAAATGCCAGCTTGCGAAATCTCGTAAGAGCATTGAGTGGATTCCTCACAATTTCACTTTTCGGTATCTAATTTCTAAAGAGCTGGTGAAGTGA